The following nucleotide sequence is from Ignavibacteriales bacterium.
GTGATAACCAAAGCTAACGGAAACAAAGTAAAAGATGTTGGTGATCTGCAAGAAGAAATTTCCGATTCTGATGGAAAAAGTATCCCAATCGAAATTATGCGAGACAAGAAGTCGTTGATTCTTAACATGAAGATTGAAAAAGAGGATGATGAGTATGATGACGACGAATGGTCGGGTAATATTATTGTAAGTCCGGGTGGAAATTGTGCGAAATCATCTTGCATTCAGATACCCAGTCATAGAGTTGAGAAAGGACATTTGCAGCATAAATTGCATGACCTTCGAAAAGGGATAGAAAAAGGGATGCTTAAAATCAAACAGGCAATCAGGCGCGAGTTTCAAGAGTCGTAAAATATTATAAGTAGATACTTTCCTCATTTGAAAGTACAAGATTGTTCGATGAATCGGACAAACTTGTACTTTTTATTTATATTGTTATATTTTAAATACAAATAACCCGCAGATCTGTTCTCTTTCATAAAGTGTGAACCGATCTCGAACATTTTAAATATTCGGTTTAGCTTTAATGAAATATTATTTATTTCCGGCTCTACTTTGTTTAATTTTATTCTTTTCTTTTGTAGCCCTCCCACAAGACGCTCCACAATCTTCAATAAAACCGTACGAAGATGATGCAAGGAAAATCATTTCGGAAGGATTGCAATCTTGCAAGGCATTTTCAATACTTCAGGATTTATGTTTGAATGTCGGTCCGCGGTTAGTTGGTTCACCTGAAGCCGCGAAAGCCGTAATATGGGGTGAAGAATTAATGACAAGATTAGGTTTTCAAAATGTACATACTGAGGTTTGTACCGTACCGCACTGGGTCAGAGGCGGTGTTGAAAAAGGGACGATTAAAAATTCCGGGGGGAAACTAATTCCGATAAATATTTGCGCACTTGGTGGAAGCATCGGAACTGCCGGCGATGGAATCGAAGCAGAAGTATTAGAAGTGAAATCATTTGAAGAGTTGCAATCTCTGAAAGATAAAGCACGTGGAAAGATTATATTTTTCAATCGTGCAATGGATAAAAGTAAAATAAATCCAGGCGAGGCATATGGCGGTGCGGTAAATCAGCGCGGAAGCGGTGCGGTTGAAGCGGCGAAAGTCGGCGGTGTTGCCGCACTTGTGAGATCAATGACGATGCAATTAGATAATGTACCGCACACAGGTTCAATGCATTATGTTGATACTATTCCAAAAGTTCCTGCAGCATCAATCAGTACGCTTGATGCAGATTTATTGGCCAGTTTATTGTCGGTTGATAAAAAACTGAAAATAAAAATTCAACTATTTTGCCAAACCTTTCCCGATGTTGAATCGGCAAATGTGATTGGTGAAATAAAGGGAAGTGAAAAACCTGATGAAGTAATTGTTATCGGTTGTCATCTTGATAGCTGGGATAAAGGTCACTGTGCTCATGATGATGGTGCCGGAACTGTTCATGTGATTGAAGCATTACGGCTTATAAAAGATGTCGGACTAAAACCCAAGCGGACGATTCGTGCTGTTTTGTTTATGAATGAAGAATTTGGATTGAACGGTGGAATCGCATACGCCAAAAAAGATCGCCCCGGTGAGAAACATATTTGTGCTATAGAGACTGACGCAGGTGGATTCACCCCGCGAGGTTTTGGAGTCGGCGCAGATTCGATAACATTTCCGAAATTTTCTAAATGGTCGTATCTTCTCGATCCGATAGATGCCGGACGTATAACGCGAGGCGGTGGTGGTGCTGATATTTCTGAATTGGCGAAACTTGGCGTAATTACAATCGGATTGAGAGTGGATGGACAGAAATATTTCGATTATCATCATTCCGATAACGACACGTTTGATAAAGTTCATCCGCGCGAACTGGAGCTCGGCGCTATCGCCATCGCAATTTTTAGTTATGTGATTGCACAAGAAGGTATATGATAAAATTCATTATTAATCACTAAATAATGTGAGGTCCGCATGAGATATTTTTGTTACATCTTCGTTTTAATAGTGCTTCTTTTCAATCTCCTGCCCGCGCAATTTGTGCAGGAGAAATTCGATTCAGCCGCTGTTGCGCAAATCAGAGACGAAGGGATGAATCGTTCCAAAGTAATGGAATATTTAAGTTATCTGACTGATGTTTATGGTCCGCGGCTCACGGGTACTCCCGGTTATATGGAAGCAGCGAAGTGGGCAAAAAGCCAGTTGACATCCATTGGACTTGAAAACGCGCATCTTGAAGCTTGGGGACCTTGGGGTAAGGGATGGACTTTGAAAAATTATTCGGCAACTGTTTTTGGCAGACAAAATTTTCCGCTCGTATCATATCCAAAAGCTTGGTCACCCGAAATCAGCGAAGCAGTTGCGGATTTGATTTTGTTTGATGCAAAAACAGATAGTGCAGTAAATACTTTCAGAGGAAAATTGAGAGGAAAATTTGTGCTGCTCAGCGACTCTCGCGAGCTTAAACCTCCATTTGAACCTTACGCAGAGCGTGATGCCGATTCAAGTTTGTTGAAACTTGCAAATTCTGATGGTCAGAGACGTGGAGGAAGAAGATTTGAAATGACCCCCGAGATGAAACAACGCCAACTGATTTCTTATAAAAAAATGCAGCTTTGTTTTGATGAAGGTGCGAAAGCAATTTTAACAATAAGCCAGGGAGATGGCGGGAATGTATTCGTCGGAGCAGCATCTTATCCACAGCACCCCGATTCCGGCTGGTCCAGCGGAGCCAAAGTGTACGACGTCAAAGCCCCAAAATTAATTCCACAAATTTCAGTCGGTGCCGAACATTACAATCGGCTTGTTCGGATGATCCAAAAAGGTGAGAAACCAAAATTAGAATTGGAGATCGATGCTGAATTCAACAAAGCTGATTCAGGATATAACATCATCGCTGAAATTCCCGGGACAGATCTGAAAGATGAGGTAGTAATGATCGGCGGTCATTTCGATTCATGGCATGGAGGCACAGGTGCCGCAGATAACGCTACCGGCTGTTCGGTTGCGATGGAAGCAATGCGAATCATTAAAACTTTAGATTTAAAACCACGCCGGACTATCCGCATCGGATTTTGGGATGCTGAAGAACATGGATTTCTTGGTTCCCGTGGATACATCAACAAACATTTTGCGAACCGTGAAGGAGGATCGTCGGATCGGGACGGGAAAATAGTCTATACTCCAGAGGGTGAAAAATTTTCTGTTTATTTTAACGATGATAACGGAGCCGGAAAATTCAGAGGAATTTATTTGCAAGGCAATGAAGCATGCAGAACGATTTTCAGATCATGGCTTAAACCGTTCAACGACCTTGGCGCTTCAACAGTAACTGTGGCAAACACAGGTGGAACGGATCATCAGGCATTTGACGGATATAATTTGCCGGGCTTCCAATTCATACAGGATGAACTTGATTACGGTTCACGTGTGCACCACGCAACAATGGATCTTTACGACAGATGCCCGCCTGAAGATATGAAACAGGCGGCGGTCATCATGGCGGCATTTGCGTATAACGCCGCGATGAGGGATGAGAAGATACCGAGGAAAGTTCAAA
It contains:
- a CDS encoding M20/M25/M40 family metallo-hydrolase; amino-acid sequence: MRYFCYIFVLIVLLFNLLPAQFVQEKFDSAAVAQIRDEGMNRSKVMEYLSYLTDVYGPRLTGTPGYMEAAKWAKSQLTSIGLENAHLEAWGPWGKGWTLKNYSATVFGRQNFPLVSYPKAWSPEISEAVADLILFDAKTDSAVNTFRGKLRGKFVLLSDSRELKPPFEPYAERDADSSLLKLANSDGQRRGGRRFEMTPEMKQRQLISYKKMQLCFDEGAKAILTISQGDGGNVFVGAASYPQHPDSGWSSGAKVYDVKAPKLIPQISVGAEHYNRLVRMIQKGEKPKLELEIDAEFNKADSGYNIIAEIPGTDLKDEVVMIGGHFDSWHGGTGAADNATGCSVAMEAMRIIKTLDLKPRRTIRIGFWDAEEHGFLGSRGYINKHFANREGGSSDRDGKIVYTPEGEKFSVYFNDDNGAGKFRGIYLQGNEACRTIFRSWLKPFNDLGASTVTVANTGGTDHQAFDGYNLPGFQFIQDELDYGSRVHHATMDLYDRCPPEDMKQAAVIMAAFAYNAAMRDEKIPRKVQK
- a CDS encoding M28 family peptidase, whose amino-acid sequence is MKYYLFPALLCLILFFSFVALPQDAPQSSIKPYEDDARKIISEGLQSCKAFSILQDLCLNVGPRLVGSPEAAKAVIWGEELMTRLGFQNVHTEVCTVPHWVRGGVEKGTIKNSGGKLIPINICALGGSIGTAGDGIEAEVLEVKSFEELQSLKDKARGKIIFFNRAMDKSKINPGEAYGGAVNQRGSGAVEAAKVGGVAALVRSMTMQLDNVPHTGSMHYVDTIPKVPAASISTLDADLLASLLSVDKKLKIKIQLFCQTFPDVESANVIGEIKGSEKPDEVIVIGCHLDSWDKGHCAHDDGAGTVHVIEALRLIKDVGLKPKRTIRAVLFMNEEFGLNGGIAYAKKDRPGEKHICAIETDAGGFTPRGFGVGADSITFPKFSKWSYLLDPIDAGRITRGGGGADISELAKLGVITIGLRVDGQKYFDYHHSDNDTFDKVHPRELELGAIAIAIFSYVIAQEGI